The Eschrichtius robustus isolate mEscRob2 chromosome 16, mEscRob2.pri, whole genome shotgun sequence DNA segment ACCAGCTCCTCTGCCGCTCCCCTAGGGTGCCATCTGCAGGCCCTGGAGGGAGGGTCCAGGTCTGCGCCACTGCCGGTGCCCAGGCTGGGGGCCCAGGCCAATGGCACGGCTGGAGGGTGAGGAGGTCACGGGGGCGTGGGCCCACCCTCACCACCGGCCCTGGCTCTGGCCCCCAGCATCCACAGCGGTTACCTCTACGTCACCCTCATCTACAACTCCTCCGTGAGCCTGGCCCTCTACGCCCTGTTCCTTTTCTACTTCGCCACCAGGGAGCTCCTGCAGCCCTTTGAGCCTGTCCTCAAGTTCCTCACCATCAAGGCCGTCATCTTCCTCTCTTTctggcagggtgggtggggctccTGAGGCAGGGGCTGGAGCCCAGAGAGATCCCCCAGCTGTAGCCGGGTCAGCAGGCGGCCCTCTCAGCGGGAGGCCATCAAGCCCCTGGCGGGGGGTAGACGGTGGGCTCCCCACCCGGCAGGTCTGGCCCGATGTGTGGGGGAGAGGCCAGGCGGGGGGCGGTGGAGCCCTGTCCTCGGTgggccctgggccaggctctggGCACCGCCAGCCCCCTCTTCTCAGGGGACGGTGAGGGGTGGGGCCAGGGAGAGGTCAGGACAGGCGCTCGGGCAGTTCTTGGATGTCCGCTGTGCCAAGGCCCCGGCTTTGGGGGCTCCCAGCCCCTCTGGACCTCAGACCCTGCAGACCCCCGCCAAGCCCATGAGGCCGGCCTCAGGGGGACTCTTGGCTGGGACTGGCTGCAGTCCAGCCTCCTGTCCGGGGCAGGCACCTGAGTGGCCATCACCACCCCCCAGGGATGCTGCTGGCCATCCTGGAGAGGTGTGGGGTCCTCCCTGAGGCCCAGGTCATCgaggggagcagggtgggggcCGGCACGGTGGCCGCCGGCTACCAGAACCTCGCCATCTGTATCGAGATGTTCTTTGCCTCCGTCGCCCTGCGCTACGCCTTCACCTGCCAGGTGTACTCGGAGAAGAAAGAGCGCTCGCCAGGTACTCGGGGCCCCGCCAGCCCCGGGCGGGGGTGGAGAAGGTGGCGCTGGTGCGCCCGGACCATCACAGGGTGGGCCTGAGGTGGGCCTGACCAGCCCCGCCCTCCCCGGGCCCCCCAGCACCATGTCCCTCTCCCCCGTCTCGCCCACGGGCCCTGGGAATGTCGACTTGATGGGCGGGGAGATGGCCCCACGGAGGACCCAAGCTCCAGACAGGTGCCTCACGTGCACGTGGTCCGGGGGAAAAGACCAGGCAGGCCGGCGGGCAAGCGGGCTGAACTCTGAGTGAGATGGGCTGGACCTGATGTTTGGGCCCCCCAGAGCCCCTCGGTGATAGGGGGTTGGCGCAGCGCCTGAGCCTGGGGGGTCCCAGCAACCATACCCAGGTGCCTGGACCAGCCTGACCGGAGAGGCCAAGGGGTGGCTGGTGCTGGTGTCCCTAAAGAGTGGCCCGTTTGGGTAGGGGTGGCCTGAGCCTGGACCGGTCATCCTGGAGTGGCCGAGGGTGTGAAGGGTTCACAGCAGGGCGGAGAGAAGATGGGGGCCAGCTCACGGCGGTCTCTCTCTGCCACCCCTGGCAGGGGGTCTGGGCTGGGACAGCCCCAGTGCTGGGCTGGGGTGGAGAAGTTGGGCTGGGATTCTGGGGTCCTAGGAGTCACCCTCTGCGGGCCGTAGCCAGGGCCTGGAGATGCAGGAGCCCCGGCCCCGGGCAGCCCCGAGGCTGGTGGGGAGCAGGGTCAGGTCCCAGGGTCCGGGTGCACGGGGGGAGATGATGGGGCGCAGGGAGCACCCCAGCCCACCCGCTGCCTGTCGCCAGCCCCCACGGCGCCCATGCAGAGCATCTCCAGCGGCCTCAAGGAGACCGTGAGCCCGCAGGACATCGTGCAGGACGCCATCCACAACTTCTCGCCCGCCTACCAGCAGTACACGCAGCAGGCCACGCACGAGGCCCCGGGACCCGGCCAGGGCAGGGACCCCTTGCCCAGCACCCACCCTGGCATGGATGGTGGCTGCGGCGGGGGCAGGAAGAGCCGCAACGTGGAGAAGAGGATGCTGATCCCCGCGGAGGAGATGTAGGGGGGCCCCGAGGTCAGCGGCCGCCTGGCTGGGGTCAGTGGTCCAGGCCGCTGGGCAAGGACAGGGCCCCTCACCCACCGACCGTCTTGCCAAAGGTCAGGCCTCTCCTGGGAGCCTCCTGCTAGGCCCGTGGAGCCCACTGCCCATCCCGCCTCTGGCCAGTGGAGCGGGTCGCTTGGTAGCCCTGCCAGGCGCCCCGGGGCCGCACCATCGCCTGGTGGGCCCTCGGCCTCAGAAGAGGGCACCTGAGCCTACCTGACCAGCCCAGGGACCTGCCAGGCTCACTTGGCCGTCGGCTCAGGTGGCCTCCCTGGATGGACAGCTcccgggcagggctgggcagcccGGAGCTGCGGGCCTTGCAGGCAGGAGGGCTCCGCACAGagtgcagggggtggggtggcccCGTGGAGGAAGGGCCGGTGTGGCTGCTGGGAgtctgggaggggctggggccacCGGTGGACGGCTCTGGCTTCCTGGTGAACTGCACTTATTTATGCATAAACAGCCTCGGTTTTCTAGTGATTCTAGTGGCCTGTGTTCCTGCAGGGTCAGTGCTCTAATGAATGGACCACAGTGAGGCGGACAGATGAGACCCATCGTGCGAAGTCTGGGTGCAGCGGGGAGGGTCCCCGTCCACTCTGGGGCCGCGGGCCACAGTAGCAGCTGAGAGCGGGCAGGCAACAAGCTCGGACTAGAGCCGGAATGGCTTGCCCCGCCGTGCGCACGGCTGTGCGGTCCGGAGCCTTGGCTTCCCCAGTTCAAGGCCCGGTGCCAGCCCCGCCCGAGGAGGGGGCTGGTGCCCGGGAGCCTGGGACCCAGGAGGTGGAACAGGACAGGGGGAATGAGGGTGGGCCCTGGACGTTGGGGGGCCCCGCGTGGGGAGGGGGCGGCAGCGGGTTGTGAGCCTTGGTCCGTCCAGTGTGTCTGGGGCGCTCAGTAGGGTGGGGCGGGAGCCGGGGAAAGGTGCCGGGTGGTGCGCCCGCGGGCAGGCGTGCGGAGCTGGCAGCGCTGCGGCAGGAAGGCCCGGGCACCACCCAGCCACGACCTCCCACGCCTCCCGGCCGCTGGCTCCCACGTCacccagggagagagggaaaggcccTGAGGGTCTCAGAGAGACTCAGCAGGGCAGGAACCAGCCTACGGTTTCCAGGGCAGAGTGGGGTCACCCCTGTCCCCTTGTTGCCTGGGCCTGGGGCACGGGACTCAAGGCCAGCGGCCTCTCCCAGGGCCCAGCCCGGCTGCCTGATAAGATAGGCCGGCCTCCTCCCTGCCGCCAGCTGGGAGGTCCCCCATCTGCCTTACCGCGCACTCTGCGGCTGGCAGGCCCAGCTCGGGCCCCCACGTCTGTCAGCTGGTTTGTGAGCGGCCACGGGGCCCCCCAGAGACCCGCTGACCCAGGAGGGAGGTTTTCTGGAGGCTGCAGGGCGGAGGCCCTGCAGTGAGCCAGGGGAGGCGGTGCTGCCCCAAGGCCCTCGTCTGGAGGCGCCCTGCTTTGGGGCCTGAGTTGCCCAAGGCTGTGTACCCAGAGGGCATGTGGGCCAGGGCCGCCTTCCGGAGACCCCGACACAGCGTGCGGTCCTGGGGTGCTCTCAGGCGGGCCTGGCGCTCTGGGAGCACCCGCCGTGTGCCAAGGACCGGGCCAgcaatgtcacacacacacagtcctcaCGACAGCTCCGGGCGGGTGGCCGGGGCCCAGGGAGGTTGAGCCACTTGGCTGAGGTCACGGAGCTGGCAAGAGGGGCTGCTTGCCCACTGGTCCCAGCCCCACAGGCCCCTCTGCCCGTGGCCAGGCTCTTCTGACGTAACAAAGTCAGGCAGTGAGGACAACACACCTGCAGGTGGGACAGAGCCTCAGAGCAGGTCAGAGGGGCTGCCGGCCTCACGGGCCTGGCCCTGCTGACGGGGAAGCGTGGGTGCTCCGAGGAGGGGACCGCGGGCCACCTCTCCATCTCTGACAAAAACCTGGCTCCGGATTCCAGGCCGCACTGCGTGGGGCCAGGGGTGGCCACGGAGGCCGGCTGTCTCACCCACATGCTCTGGCTCCGGtgttctcacctgtgaaatggccCCAGCGGTCCAAGCCGCAGGGTGGCGGCCCCCAGAGCAGCTGAGCGGCCTGGGGGCAGGAACCCTTTAACAACCTCCCTGGAGCCCAGAGCCGGTCAGGGTCTGTGCCTCCCCAGCCTGCACCCAGAGGCTGCTGCCAGCTCTGGTCTCAGGGACACACCCAGGGGGCTCCCGGGAGCAGCAGGCCGGGGTGCGGGCTCTCCCGGGGCTGCTGCGGGGGTCTGCTCAGCTGGGGGAAGACAGCGAGCGAGCAGCTCGGGGTGACAGTGACCGCGCCGTGCCGAGCGCGTCCGTCCCCGCACCTGATTCCACAGAAGGGAGCTCGGGGACTGGGGGGGGGAAGAGCCGGCGGAGGCCACAcggaagctgggggtggggctcaaGCCCAGTGGCTGGCGCTGAAGCACAGGCCCTTGGTTACAAGGTGCCACCCTGGTCAGCCCGGCAGAGGTGGGGCGGGAGGGCTGCCAGTGTTCAGAACCCCCAACAAGCAGCACATCTCCTTGCAAGCTTGACCCTCCTTCCGAGGCCGaggccaaggccaaggccaaGTGCTGACCCACCTGACCCTCCAAGGTCAGTGGGGTAAGAAGGGGGCAGCATCCCGAGGACAGggcaccccctcccccgccagcAGGCCCAGGTTGGCCGGGCCCCTGGCTCTGGCTTTCAGGAGAGTCTGCTTACTGGCTTTGCCCCCGGACCCAGGCAGACCCCATCTCTCCCACCCGCTGCGAGCTCACCTTAGAGCCCCAGCCAAGAGAGCCGCCCGGGGAAGGGGGGCCGCGTCCACCGACAGGGGCTCCTGATCAGGGCAGTAGGGGCCTTGGGAACTCCACCCACCACTCAGAAAGGGAGCCCGCCTGCCTCCACCTGCCTGAGCCCTCCGCGCGCAGCCCTGCAGACCCACTCACGAGCAGCATCCGACGGTGACCCCGCCCCCAGGGGGGCTACAGCCACGGGGGCTAGGATGCGGGGGGCGGCGCATGCAGCGGCCCACAGCCCTCCGGgccggggaaggagggagggttgGCCCAAAGCACCAACCGTGCAGCAAGACAACGTGAAACCAGAAAACTCTTTATTGAAAGGTACAAAAGCGTCATGGCAGAGATGTACAGCAATAAATTAGGTGTGGCCGGGAGGGGACGGGCGGGCGTGGGCCGCACGTCACACCACAGGGGCCACGACATAGGGTCTCTTCTCAATAATTTATATCATGATAAAAGcagcacaaaaataaatattgaaatgaaACTGCTGAGTGGCCAGAGGTGCGGGAAACGGGAGCGGGGCTTACGCAGGGCCCTGTCGCCCGGACGGCGAGTGAGCCGGAAGCACGGGGGACGGGAAACCAGCCCCCCCCAGCCAGGGGGCTGTGCCTGtttccttaaattaaaaaatccatATATTAAAACTGTGACAATGAAATTTCAACGCtctgagaggagggggagggatcaCGCTGGTCTCCCAGGCCTGGTCCCGGGCAGTGGAGGCTGCGGGATCGGGTGCTCGGAGAGCCCAGGCCGCCCGCCCCGTGGGGGCACCCGGCTGGGGCGCGGCCCAAGGGCAGCGGTGGGCGGCGAGCGGCCAACTTGAGAAGCCAGGTGCGGGCGGTGGTCCCACTCCCACCCACACTCCCAGGCAGCTCTGCCCTAGAGAGGCTTACGGTATCAAATAGGAAGAAAAGGTATGAAAATCTGTACGataaaatgtgtatataattttatatatatatatacttttctctcttttaaatatcCCCATGGTCCTTATTGATATCCAATGTGGATTACCTACCATGGCTATGGTATCAACAGCTTCTTTACACACCGGCCGTGGCTCTGGAAGGACCCAGACGCCCCAGACCCTGCGCCTTCTCCCAGGACAGGGGGACGCTTTCTGTCTGTAGCCCTTGgggccctcccccctccccccactcctcccGGGGGCGGCTGGCACCCTGCGCAGGGGCTTTGCAGCTTGCTGGGGGGCTTACTAAATGGTGGGAGGCAAGCCAAGAGGAAACCACGAGCTGGAGCCCAGGGCTTCTGGCCTGTGGTGGGCTCGGCCCCGGCATCTTCCcaggtggggcaggaaggggcggCCCCTGCCTAGCCACGTGGGAAGCCCCGCAGCGGCTCTCTGGGAAAGGACACCCCAGCAAAGGCCCCCCCCAGTCATCAGTGGCTCCGAGTGCCAGAAAGGAAGAGCAGGTGAAGGGTCCAGGCAATGATTAAGCACCAAGGTTGCAGAGTCCCCGTGTCCTCTGCCGACAGACCGTCCGAGCACTCCCGTCCCAGCACTCCCGGCAGCTGGTCCTTGCCACCTTTCCAGCCCAGTGCCGCCCCCGTCGTCACCTCCCCCCACCATCCACACTCCTCCTTCTCCAACCCCACCCTTCTCCCTGCTCTCATCTCCTCCAGCAGCAGGACCCACAGGCAGGACCACGGGCGCCACTGCCCAGCTCCGCGGCCCGCGCCTGCGGCTGCCGCCGCCACCTTCACGCCTGTTCCACACAG contains these protein-coding regions:
- the TMEM184A gene encoding transmembrane protein 184A → MTNASGLLGAPPQAVPARPQVDRVGNSSQGTSQLFLTTALARGVSGVFVWTALVLTGHQIYLHLRSYTVPSEQRHIIRLLFIVPIYAFDSWLSLLLLGGHQHYVYFDSVRDCYEAFVIYSFLSLCFQYLGGESAIMAEIRGKPIRPSCFYGTCCLRGMSYSIGFLRFCKQATLQFCIVKPIMALVTIVLQAFGKYHDGDFNIHSGYLYVTLIYNSSVSLALYALFLFYFATRELLQPFEPVLKFLTIKAVIFLSFWQGMLLAILERCGVLPEAQVIEGSRVGAGTVAAGYQNLAICIEMFFASVALRYAFTCQVYSEKKERSPAPTAPMQSISSGLKETVSPQDIVQDAIHNFSPAYQQYTQQATHEAPGPGQGRDPLPSTHPGMDGGCGGGRKSRNVEKRMLIPAEEM